The Pseudofrankia inefficax genome window below encodes:
- a CDS encoding AAA family ATPase — MPEASSPVPDPLFAAFCAAGLWPGLGRTSAERLPAAGIRSPADVDLARLSAVEGMTGPRARRLLDSFRASTGRYEVAGLLADASLPVRLARGVSDELGASAADELRADPWALLAGGEADLTHADRLARSMGLGRDDPRRGPGVLVHLLTQAASRAGDTAGPVEALLTGAGREGVPDPAAALESAVEDGRLLPVGDRVGLERYAMAEQAVADGVERLLATAEPLRPGEPRRRRAKPPGVAAQAGTDAAADDDESHQAAELDFGLGDDSADEADHESDEELAGGAQGADGGPAALADPSPAPGGDDGVDEAVAGLDEVQLAAARLALESGVSVLTGGPGTGKSRTVAAVVRLAQAAGAEVALAAPTGRAAKRLEELCDTPASTLHRLLGAQGKGGGFARGEHYPLDAELVVVDEASMVDAELAAALIEALADGTHLLVVGDPAQLPSIGPGQLLADLIESGVVPVTELSRLYRQSAGGAIAQLATAVRGGELPPPAGGEDREVVVVAARSAAEAAHRVVQLVTDSIPRVLGIVPADVQVVTPVHAGPAGTVALNAALKDRLNPGPGKVSGFDVGDRVVATANHLDVGFANGEIGVVTKLADRGGLLVTFPGGTLEVPATALGDLRHGWAVTVHRAQGSEWPAVIAVFPPEAGRMLNRPLVYTAITRARGHLSVVCVNGPALRQAVRSAGGRRRVTLLAPLLAGAELGEPDGDDDERDAAGAPLRETEPVG; from the coding sequence ATGCCGGAGGCGTCCTCACCTGTCCCTGACCCGCTGTTCGCCGCGTTCTGCGCGGCGGGGCTGTGGCCGGGGCTCGGGCGGACCAGCGCCGAGCGGCTGCCCGCTGCGGGAATCCGCTCCCCCGCCGACGTCGACCTGGCCAGGCTGTCGGCCGTCGAGGGGATGACGGGGCCGCGGGCCCGCCGGCTGCTGGATTCGTTCCGCGCGTCGACGGGCCGTTACGAGGTCGCCGGCCTGCTCGCCGACGCCAGCCTGCCGGTGCGGCTCGCCCGGGGGGTCAGCGACGAGCTCGGCGCCTCGGCGGCCGACGAGCTGCGCGCCGACCCGTGGGCGCTGCTCGCCGGCGGCGAGGCGGACCTCACCCACGCCGACCGGCTGGCCCGCTCGATGGGCCTCGGCCGCGACGACCCGCGGCGCGGGCCGGGGGTGCTCGTCCACCTGCTCACCCAGGCGGCGTCGCGCGCCGGTGACACGGCCGGGCCGGTCGAGGCCCTGCTGACGGGCGCGGGCCGCGAGGGCGTGCCCGACCCGGCGGCGGCGCTGGAGAGCGCGGTCGAGGACGGGCGGCTGCTGCCCGTCGGCGACCGGGTCGGGCTGGAGCGCTACGCGATGGCCGAGCAGGCGGTCGCCGACGGCGTGGAGCGGCTGCTGGCCACGGCCGAGCCGCTGCGCCCCGGCGAGCCACGGCGCCGCCGGGCGAAGCCTCCGGGCGTGGCCGCCCAGGCCGGCACCGACGCGGCGGCCGACGACGACGAGAGCCACCAGGCCGCCGAGCTCGATTTCGGGCTGGGCGACGACTCCGCGGACGAGGCCGACCACGAGAGCGACGAGGAGCTGGCCGGCGGCGCGCAGGGCGCGGATGGCGGCCCGGCGGCGCTGGCCGACCCGTCACCCGCGCCAGGCGGTGACGACGGGGTGGACGAGGCCGTCGCGGGCCTCGACGAGGTGCAGCTGGCGGCGGCGCGGCTCGCGCTGGAGTCCGGCGTCAGCGTGCTCACCGGCGGACCGGGCACCGGGAAGAGCCGGACCGTCGCCGCCGTCGTCCGGCTCGCCCAGGCGGCCGGCGCCGAGGTCGCGCTGGCCGCGCCGACCGGCCGGGCCGCCAAGCGCCTCGAGGAGCTGTGCGACACCCCGGCCAGCACGCTGCACCGGCTGCTGGGCGCCCAGGGCAAGGGCGGCGGGTTCGCCCGCGGCGAGCACTACCCGCTCGACGCCGAGCTGGTCGTCGTCGACGAGGCGTCGATGGTCGACGCGGAGCTCGCCGCCGCGCTGATCGAGGCGCTCGCCGACGGCACCCACCTGCTCGTCGTCGGCGACCCGGCGCAGCTGCCGAGCATCGGCCCCGGCCAGCTGCTCGCCGACCTGATCGAGTCCGGGGTCGTGCCGGTCACCGAGTTGAGCCGGCTCTACCGGCAGTCGGCCGGCGGGGCGATCGCGCAGCTCGCGACGGCGGTGCGCGGCGGCGAGCTGCCACCGCCGGCCGGCGGGGAGGACCGGGAGGTGGTCGTCGTCGCCGCGCGCTCGGCCGCCGAGGCCGCGCACCGGGTCGTGCAGCTGGTCACCGACTCGATCCCGCGGGTGCTGGGGATCGTGCCGGCCGACGTGCAGGTCGTCACCCCGGTGCACGCGGGCCCGGCCGGCACGGTCGCGCTGAACGCCGCCCTGAAGGACCGGCTGAACCCGGGCCCCGGCAAGGTCAGCGGCTTCGACGTCGGCGACCGGGTCGTGGCGACCGCCAACCACCTCGACGTCGGGTTCGCCAACGGCGAGATCGGCGTCGTCACGAAGCTCGCGGACCGGGGCGGTTTGCTCGTGACGTTCCCGGGAGGGACGCTGGAGGTGCCGGCGACCGCGCTCGGCGACCTGCGCCACGGCTGGGCCGTCACGGTGCACCGGGCGCAGGGCAGCGAGTGGCCGGCGGTCATCGCCGTTTTCCCACCGGAGGCCGGCCGGATGCTCAACCGCCCGTTGGTCTACACCGCGATCACTCGCGCCCGCGGGCACCTGTCGGTCGTCTGCGTGAACGGCCCCGCGCTGCGCCAGGCGGTGCGCTCGGCGGGCGGGCGACGGCGGGTGACGTTGCTCGCGCCGCTGCTGGCCGGCGCCGAGCTGGGCGAGCCCGACGGCGACGACGACGAGCGGGACGCGGCGGGGGCGCCCCTGCGCGAGACCGAGCCGGTCGGGTGA
- a CDS encoding DUF5703 family protein, which produces MDLEYQRLYMPAGTDRRTAQQVLTMHAEFGDWELHRLRLFPDGSRRVVLRRRRRPGSLPGYLPT; this is translated from the coding sequence ATGGATTTGGAGTACCAGCGGCTGTACATGCCGGCGGGCACCGACCGCCGGACCGCGCAGCAGGTCCTGACCATGCACGCCGAGTTCGGTGACTGGGAGCTGCACCGGCTGCGGCTGTTCCCCGACGGCTCCCGGCGCGTGGTGCTGCGCCGCCGTCGGCGCCCGGGCAGCCTCCCCGGTTACCTGCCGACCTAG
- a CDS encoding helix-turn-helix domain-containing protein, giving the protein MVRTPLTSHERARGERLGALLRAARGDRSMVRVAELAGVSAETIRKIESGRIPTPAFFTVAALGAVLGISLDEIAAACGHAGDALEYVATRISA; this is encoded by the coding sequence ATGGTGCGGACACCGCTGACCAGCCACGAACGGGCGCGCGGGGAGCGGCTCGGGGCTCTGCTGCGGGCGGCGAGAGGCGACCGCAGCATGGTGCGCGTCGCCGAGCTGGCCGGCGTGTCGGCCGAGACGATCCGCAAGATCGAGTCGGGCCGGATCCCGACCCCGGCGTTCTTCACGGTCGCCGCCCTGGGCGCCGTCCTCGGCATCTCCCTGGACGAGATCGCCGCGGCCTGTGGCCATGCGGGCGACGCCCTGGAGTACGTGGCGACCCGCATCTCGGCCTGA
- a CDS encoding ABC transporter ATP-binding protein encodes MTAPEHAPAVTLAEAPLAGPGALLAAVEVRKAFGATTALAGASLRVDAGEVVALMGPSGSGKSTLLHCLAGIVRPDAGEVHYGPHRLSALSESARSALRRGDFGFVFQFGQLVPELTCAENVALPLRLAGVGRRDARARALAALGRLGVEDVAAKRPGEVSGGQGQRVAVARALVTEPKVVFADEPTGALDSLNGEQVMRLLTEAARETSAAVVLVTHESRVAAYSDREVVLRDGRTTDAAS; translated from the coding sequence ATGACCGCCCCCGAGCACGCTCCGGCCGTGACGCTCGCCGAGGCGCCCCTAGCCGGCCCTGGCGCGCTGCTGGCCGCCGTCGAGGTGCGCAAGGCGTTCGGCGCGACGACGGCCCTGGCCGGGGCGAGCCTGCGCGTCGACGCCGGCGAGGTCGTCGCGCTGATGGGGCCGAGTGGCTCCGGCAAGTCGACGCTGCTGCACTGCCTGGCCGGGATCGTCCGTCCGGACGCCGGCGAGGTCCACTACGGCCCGCACCGCCTCTCGGCGCTGTCCGAGTCGGCCCGCAGCGCCCTGCGCCGCGGCGACTTCGGCTTCGTCTTCCAGTTCGGACAGCTCGTCCCCGAGCTGACCTGCGCCGAGAACGTGGCCCTGCCGCTGCGCCTGGCCGGGGTGGGCCGGCGGGATGCCCGTGCCCGGGCGCTGGCGGCCCTGGGCCGGCTCGGCGTCGAGGACGTCGCCGCGAAGCGGCCCGGCGAGGTCTCCGGTGGCCAGGGGCAGCGTGTCGCGGTCGCCCGGGCGCTGGTGACCGAGCCGAAGGTCGTCTTCGCCGACGAGCCGACCGGGGCGCTGGACTCGCTCAACGGCGAGCAGGTGATGCGGCTGCTCACCGAGGCCGCGCGGGAGACGTCCGCCGCGGTCGTGCTGGTCACCCACGAGTCCCGGGTCGCGGCCTACTCCGACCGGGAGGTCGTGCTGCGCGACGGCCGGACCACGGACGCCGCCTCATGA
- a CDS encoding glycosyltransferase family 39 protein — MTDVAVRPAERIPEPVDTPNRRPTRADRIFQAVMLVILAAAVLVRFSASQDLWLDEAQSVAIAKLPLTGHGPTMFTGLREDGSPPLYYLFLHFWVSAFGTGNVAVRTLSALFNLAAAGPLFLLGRRLVGTRAAQVSVVLYITSPFALRFATETRMYSLIVLLTALGGLAVERALRRPSLLSAVYVSLCAGGLALTHYWCLYLLLTVGGWLVLLWWRPPFLFRADRANAARAAAGGPGVDEATEDAVADALELTGLPTDPSLLTAVGPPDAAARAARHSAIASASRDAAAGLRPRFPAGGRRGAFTALAGIVGGAIVFSPWLSEFRFQSKHTGTPWGEPASYAAISHAYGQWAGGPSTVGRILLLFVTCLVALGIAGRGLGGRFVLFDLKGSEPARTLFFLSTGTLFVAVTAGQVVGNAWADRYTATAFVPFLLVIGLGATVVRSERFFRVTVVICALAGVVGGFSDVRMQRTQANEAAAHLRIDAKPGDVLLICPDQLGPGLARTIPAGLKAHLIPTWAPPDRVNWVDYEQRNKAADPVALAQRAVAEAGPDHQIFLADSNSYRTYETLCVDIQDKLRALRPKATLEMGQGEPAKVYENYQLVRYQP, encoded by the coding sequence GTGACGGACGTCGCGGTCCGGCCGGCGGAGCGCATCCCCGAGCCGGTCGACACGCCGAACAGGCGCCCCACCCGGGCGGACCGGATCTTCCAGGCCGTGATGCTCGTCATCCTGGCCGCCGCCGTGCTCGTGCGGTTCTCCGCCAGCCAGGACCTGTGGCTCGACGAGGCGCAGAGCGTCGCGATCGCGAAGCTGCCGCTGACCGGCCACGGGCCGACGATGTTCACCGGCCTGCGCGAGGACGGCTCCCCGCCGCTCTACTACCTGTTCCTGCATTTCTGGGTCAGCGCGTTCGGGACCGGCAACGTGGCGGTGCGGACGCTGTCCGCGCTGTTCAACCTGGCCGCCGCCGGGCCGCTGTTCCTGCTCGGCCGCCGCCTCGTCGGGACCAGGGCGGCGCAGGTCTCGGTCGTGCTGTACATCACCTCGCCGTTCGCGCTGCGGTTCGCGACCGAGACCCGGATGTACAGCCTGATCGTGCTGCTGACCGCGCTCGGCGGCCTCGCCGTCGAGCGGGCGCTGCGCAGGCCGTCGCTGCTCTCCGCCGTGTACGTCTCGCTGTGTGCCGGTGGGCTGGCGCTCACCCACTACTGGTGTCTGTACCTGCTGCTCACGGTCGGCGGCTGGCTGGTGCTGCTGTGGTGGCGCCCGCCGTTCCTGTTCCGCGCGGACCGGGCCAACGCGGCGCGCGCCGCCGCGGGCGGGCCAGGCGTCGACGAGGCGACCGAGGACGCCGTCGCCGACGCGCTGGAGCTCACCGGGCTGCCCACCGACCCGAGCCTGCTCACCGCCGTCGGCCCGCCCGACGCGGCGGCCCGCGCCGCTCGGCACTCGGCGATCGCCAGCGCCTCCCGCGACGCGGCCGCCGGTCTTCGGCCACGGTTCCCGGCCGGGGGCCGCCGTGGGGCGTTCACCGCGCTGGCCGGCATCGTCGGCGGCGCGATCGTCTTCTCGCCGTGGCTCTCCGAGTTCCGCTTCCAGTCGAAGCACACCGGCACCCCGTGGGGCGAGCCGGCGAGCTACGCGGCGATCTCGCACGCCTACGGGCAGTGGGCCGGCGGCCCGTCGACCGTCGGGCGGATCCTGCTGCTGTTCGTCACCTGCCTGGTGGCGCTCGGCATCGCGGGGCGCGGGCTCGGCGGGCGGTTCGTGCTGTTCGACCTGAAGGGCTCCGAGCCGGCCCGGACGCTGTTCTTCCTCTCGACGGGCACCCTGTTCGTCGCCGTCACCGCCGGGCAGGTCGTCGGCAACGCCTGGGCCGACCGGTACACCGCGACGGCGTTCGTGCCGTTCCTGCTGGTGATCGGCCTGGGCGCCACGGTCGTGCGCAGCGAGCGGTTCTTCCGGGTCACCGTGGTGATCTGCGCGTTGGCCGGCGTCGTCGGCGGCTTCAGCGACGTGAGGATGCAGCGCACCCAGGCGAACGAGGCCGCGGCGCACCTGCGGATCGACGCCAAGCCCGGTGACGTGCTGCTGATCTGCCCCGACCAGCTCGGTCCCGGCCTGGCCCGCACGATCCCGGCCGGGCTGAAGGCCCACCTGATCCCGACGTGGGCGCCGCCGGACCGGGTCAACTGGGTCGACTACGAGCAGCGCAACAAGGCCGCCGACCCGGTCGCCCTCGCGCAGCGGGCCGTCGCCGAGGCGGGCCCGGACCACCAGATCTTCCTCGCGGACTCGAACAGCTACCGGACCTACGAGACGCTGTGCGTGGACATCCAGGACAAGCTGCGCGCCCTGCGGCCGAAGGCGACGCTGGAGATGGGGCAGGGCGAGCCGGCGAAGGTCTACGAGAACTACCAGCTCGTGCGGTACCAGCCGTAA
- a CDS encoding glycosyltransferase: MATPVPEARSVPLRPAAEPPEPAEPLAEHGAQQGAEPRAPVSEPTGPKREPGGELAAPVAARVAGLLAGWAALSVGIAAKDGRYGGYAMTAVLVGWAVVAATVALLAGNGSAASVLGRPVRLAARRLGRPTPWLSWRVTWVAVALLVGLGPPLRHPHYYGHGEFVGVAKWLQITAGLLAAAGVLAALARPSRPASPAAAWVWAALRGRRAFTAVLLLATGAGVATVLAAPDPRIDVFHLLQESSAGLGDGVNMYHQVWATGRPGDLHGGLTDVYPYLPATSILLAPFRLLVGDVRYGLLAALVVAVCAARALAPRAASAPWMPVLPLLVLIFPSYCYALEQSWTEPLLVGCLAVMMWAACSGRGALAVVAFAVALATKQHVALLVPVAALWPAFGPRRTAAACGLGFAIVAPWVLDDPAAFFHDAVRANLDYPVLDHSLSVPGWADHYGIHVGFGVTAVALAVAYLLAWRARGDATGFAAGGALVLLTVVELNKQSFFNHYTLPMALLILATATTLGRGDSPAGQAPSVLRHGAAHTAESTTTQD, from the coding sequence ATGGCCACTCCCGTCCCCGAGGCGCGCAGCGTGCCGCTGCGCCCGGCGGCCGAGCCACCTGAGCCGGCCGAGCCGCTGGCCGAGCACGGGGCCCAGCAGGGCGCCGAGCCGCGTGCGCCGGTGAGCGAGCCGACCGGGCCGAAGAGGGAGCCTGGGGGCGAACTGGCCGCGCCGGTGGCGGCGCGGGTCGCCGGGCTGCTGGCCGGCTGGGCCGCGCTCTCGGTCGGGATCGCGGCGAAGGACGGTCGTTACGGCGGCTACGCGATGACGGCCGTGCTCGTCGGGTGGGCCGTCGTCGCGGCCACCGTCGCGCTGCTCGCGGGCAACGGCTCGGCCGCGAGCGTCCTCGGCCGGCCGGTGCGGCTGGCGGCCCGGCGGCTGGGCCGTCCGACCCCGTGGCTGTCGTGGCGGGTCACCTGGGTCGCCGTCGCCCTGCTCGTCGGCCTGGGCCCGCCGCTGCGCCACCCGCACTACTACGGCCACGGTGAGTTCGTCGGCGTCGCGAAGTGGCTGCAGATCACCGCCGGCCTGCTCGCCGCCGCGGGCGTCCTGGCGGCGCTGGCCCGGCCGTCCCGCCCGGCGAGCCCGGCGGCGGCCTGGGTGTGGGCGGCGCTGCGCGGCCGGCGGGCGTTCACGGCGGTGCTGCTGCTGGCCACGGGCGCGGGCGTCGCGACCGTGCTCGCCGCGCCCGATCCGCGGATCGACGTCTTCCACCTGCTGCAGGAGTCCTCGGCCGGCCTCGGCGACGGCGTCAACATGTACCACCAGGTCTGGGCCACGGGCCGGCCCGGCGACCTGCACGGCGGGCTGACCGACGTCTACCCGTACCTGCCGGCGACGTCGATCCTCCTGGCGCCCTTCCGGCTGCTGGTCGGCGACGTCCGCTACGGCCTGCTCGCCGCGCTCGTCGTCGCCGTCTGCGCGGCCCGGGCGCTGGCCCCGCGCGCGGCCTCGGCGCCCTGGATGCCGGTGCTGCCACTGCTCGTGCTGATCTTCCCGTCGTACTGCTACGCGCTGGAGCAGTCCTGGACCGAGCCGCTGCTCGTCGGCTGCCTCGCGGTGATGATGTGGGCGGCCTGCTCGGGCCGGGGCGCGCTCGCCGTCGTCGCGTTCGCGGTCGCCCTGGCGACCAAGCAGCACGTGGCCCTGCTCGTCCCCGTGGCCGCGCTGTGGCCCGCGTTCGGGCCGCGCCGGACGGCGGCGGCCTGCGGCCTGGGCTTCGCGATCGTCGCGCCCTGGGTGCTCGACGACCCGGCCGCGTTCTTCCACGACGCGGTCCGCGCGAACCTCGACTACCCGGTGCTCGACCATTCGCTGTCGGTCCCCGGCTGGGCGGACCACTACGGCATCCACGTCGGCTTCGGGGTGACCGCCGTGGCCCTGGCCGTCGCCTACCTGCTGGCCTGGCGGGCCCGCGGCGACGCCACCGGCTTCGCGGCCGGCGGCGCGCTGGTCCTGCTGACGGTCGTCGAGCTGAACAAGCAGTCCTTCTTCAACCACTACACCCTGCCCATGGCCCTGCTCATCCTCGCCACCGCGACAACGCTGGGCCGCGGCGACAGCCCGGCCGGGCAGGCTCCTTCAGTCCTGCGCCATGGCGCAGCCCACACGGCAGAATCAACCACAACGCAGGACTAG
- a CDS encoding glycosyltransferase family 39 protein — translation MTIDPSTPPALFSSGDEPTLDPDAPRAATATVPRQAAPVDPDPGTALPLVPALPDDLGLGDPAPDARVEPPSADAAPGGWPWAVPRPLAPVERLARRVAASPLAARAWRHAPVVLIALAVAVGGVLRFATPSHLWLDEALTVEIARRPVGGLLTALRHDGSPPLYYLLLHVWIKIFGDGDVAVRALSGVLSLATLPLAWLAGLRAGALATAHGNGDAGTPRRVARATLLLFASSPYAIRYGSETRMYSMVVLLALAFGLAVVRALEKSSVRRLALVTLATAALVYTHYWTFLLVFTVAAFLLLQSRRRAAYRRPTLRAFAAMAASAILFAPWMPSFLFQMLHTGTPWAPRVQAQVLLDTVFDWAGPQSTGALLGLLLLGGALLGLTARPNGRELAVKISGRMPGRYLAAVWLVPLTLAWFVNMFGGSAYTERYTGISLPACLMLAALGLSLLTSRRWRSGVLVVATASGLIGGFQLSRVERTQAGEIAAAIAAQARPGDVVAFCPDQLGPAVFRALNRLGETDLREYSYADTSGPALVDWVDYAARMQRANGADFARQMNTVAGPDHAIFLVKADGYRFLESSCSLVSEQLGVVRDGSVLVNKLPLFEGAGLERFSTLR, via the coding sequence GTGACCATCGACCCTTCCACCCCCCCGGCCCTGTTCTCGTCGGGTGACGAGCCGACGCTCGACCCGGACGCGCCACGCGCGGCGACCGCCACGGTGCCCCGCCAGGCGGCGCCCGTCGACCCCGACCCGGGCACGGCGCTGCCGCTGGTTCCGGCGCTGCCCGACGACCTCGGCCTCGGCGATCCGGCGCCCGACGCCCGCGTCGAACCACCGAGCGCGGACGCGGCCCCCGGCGGGTGGCCGTGGGCGGTCCCCCGCCCGCTGGCGCCGGTGGAACGGCTCGCCCGGCGGGTCGCGGCCAGCCCGCTGGCCGCGCGGGCCTGGCGGCACGCGCCGGTCGTGCTCATCGCCCTCGCGGTCGCGGTGGGCGGGGTGCTGCGGTTCGCGACCCCGAGCCACCTGTGGCTCGACGAGGCGCTCACGGTCGAGATCGCGCGGCGGCCCGTCGGCGGGCTGCTCACCGCGCTGCGCCACGACGGCTCACCGCCGCTGTACTACCTGCTGCTGCACGTCTGGATCAAGATCTTCGGTGACGGGGACGTCGCCGTGCGGGCGCTGTCCGGGGTGCTGTCGCTGGCGACGCTGCCGCTGGCCTGGCTCGCGGGCCTCCGGGCGGGGGCGCTCGCGACCGCGCACGGCAACGGCGACGCCGGCACGCCACGGCGGGTGGCCCGGGCGACGCTGCTGCTGTTCGCCAGCTCCCCGTACGCGATCCGGTACGGCAGCGAGACCCGGATGTACTCGATGGTCGTCCTGCTGGCGCTGGCGTTCGGGCTGGCGGTGGTGCGGGCGCTCGAGAAGTCGTCGGTGCGGCGCCTCGCGCTGGTGACGCTGGCGACCGCGGCGCTCGTCTACACCCACTACTGGACGTTCCTGCTGGTCTTCACCGTCGCGGCGTTCCTGCTGCTGCAGTCCCGGCGGCGGGCGGCCTACCGGCGCCCGACCCTGCGGGCGTTCGCCGCGATGGCCGCGTCCGCGATCCTGTTCGCGCCGTGGATGCCGTCGTTCCTGTTCCAGATGCTGCACACCGGCACCCCGTGGGCGCCGCGGGTGCAGGCCCAGGTCCTGCTGGACACCGTGTTCGACTGGGCCGGCCCGCAGTCGACCGGGGCGCTGCTCGGGCTGCTCCTGCTCGGCGGGGCGCTGCTGGGCCTGACCGCGCGGCCGAACGGCCGGGAGCTGGCCGTCAAGATCTCCGGGCGGATGCCGGGGCGCTACCTCGCGGCCGTGTGGCTGGTGCCGCTGACCCTGGCCTGGTTCGTCAACATGTTCGGCGGCAGCGCCTACACCGAGCGCTATACCGGCATCTCGCTGCCGGCCTGCCTGATGCTCGCCGCGCTGGGGCTCTCGCTGCTGACGTCACGGCGCTGGCGCAGCGGGGTCCTGGTCGTGGCGACGGCGTCGGGCCTGATCGGCGGGTTCCAGCTGTCCCGCGTCGAGCGGACCCAGGCCGGCGAGATCGCCGCGGCGATCGCCGCCCAGGCCCGGCCGGGTGACGTCGTCGCGTTCTGCCCGGACCAGCTCGGGCCGGCCGTGTTCCGGGCGCTGAACCGGCTCGGGGAGACCGACCTGCGGGAGTACTCCTACGCCGACACGAGCGGCCCGGCGCTGGTCGACTGGGTCGACTACGCCGCCCGGATGCAGCGGGCCAACGGCGCCGACTTCGCCCGGCAGATGAACACCGTCGCCGGCCCCGACCACGCCATCTTCCTCGTGAAGGCCGACGGCTACCGGTTCCTGGAGAGCTCGTGCAGCCTGGTCTCCGAGCAGCTCGGCGTCGTCCGGGACGGCAGCGTCCTGGTGAACAAGCTCCCCCTGTTCGAGGGCGCCGGCCTGGAACGCTTCTCCACGCTCCGTTAG
- a CDS encoding PadR family transcriptional regulator, producing MSIGHTLLGLLESGPRHGYDLKRGYDERFGHDRPLHYGQVYATLSRLLKSGLVEVDGVTPGDGPDRKRYAITAAGVTDVEQWLAQPERPELYLQSGLYTKLVIALLTGRPAADILDRQRAEHLTAMRALTRRKLDGDLADQLVCDHALFHLEADLRFLETAAARLDALAAEIKEARP from the coding sequence ATGTCGATCGGACACACGCTGCTAGGTCTGTTGGAGAGCGGGCCCCGGCACGGCTACGACCTGAAGCGCGGCTATGACGAACGGTTCGGCCACGACCGGCCGCTGCACTACGGCCAGGTCTACGCGACCCTGTCGCGGCTGCTGAAGAGCGGCCTCGTCGAGGTCGACGGCGTCACCCCCGGCGACGGGCCGGACCGCAAGCGGTACGCGATCACCGCCGCCGGCGTCACCGACGTCGAGCAGTGGCTCGCCCAGCCCGAGCGTCCGGAGCTCTACCTGCAGAGCGGGCTCTACACGAAGCTCGTCATCGCGCTGCTCACCGGCCGGCCGGCCGCCGACATCCTCGACCGGCAGCGCGCCGAGCACCTGACGGCGATGCGGGCCCTGACCCGGCGCAAGCTCGACGGCGACCTGGCCGACCAGCTGGTCTGCGACCACGCGCTGTTCCACCTGGAGGCCGACCTGCGCTTCCTGGAGACCGCCGCCGCCCGGCTGGACGCCCTCGCGGCCGAGATCAAGGAGGCGCGGCCATGA